Proteins encoded in a region of the Brevundimonas vesicularis genome:
- a CDS encoding M48 family metallopeptidase, with amino-acid sequence MTNFDPAAATAQWLATLSPQETARAIAYTHGSHWLILWSFLVSALVAWIIVRTGLLVVIRSRIERRRRRPILASFVVALVYSAISWALTLPWAIYQGWWREKQYGLTSQALGGWLGEAVIGAAISVVATSLLLAAIYALIRRARRFWWAWAAGVTAAFIVIGLVLAPLVIEPIFNTYAPAPNGPVRDAVVTLAKQTGTPSDKIFIYNGSKQSDRYTANVSGLFGTARVAMSDTMFKQGADLAEVRGVVGHEMGHYVRAHILWTVGILVLLSVLAFWLTDRLYPVAHRLLRADRVGDISDPAGLPVVALVLAFLGVLGTPVFATMTRTMEEDADHFSLVHANAPDGLSKALIKTAEYRAPSPSAIEEFLFYDHPSVENRIRRAMEWKATHPAQASAEQPTRR; translated from the coding sequence ATGACGAATTTCGATCCGGCGGCCGCGACGGCCCAATGGCTGGCGACCTTGTCGCCCCAAGAAACGGCCCGCGCGATCGCCTATACCCACGGTTCGCATTGGCTGATCCTGTGGAGCTTCCTGGTTTCGGCCCTAGTCGCCTGGATCATCGTGCGCACCGGCCTGCTGGTCGTGATCCGCAGCCGGATCGAACGTCGCCGCCGTCGTCCGATCCTGGCCAGTTTCGTCGTCGCCCTGGTCTATTCGGCCATTAGTTGGGCGCTGACCCTGCCGTGGGCGATCTATCAGGGCTGGTGGCGAGAGAAACAGTATGGACTGACCAGCCAGGCCCTGGGCGGCTGGCTGGGCGAGGCCGTGATCGGCGCAGCCATCTCGGTCGTGGCGACGTCACTGCTGCTGGCGGCGATCTATGCCCTGATCCGACGTGCGCGTCGGTTCTGGTGGGCCTGGGCGGCCGGCGTGACGGCGGCCTTCATCGTCATCGGCCTGGTGCTCGCGCCTTTGGTGATCGAACCAATTTTCAACACCTATGCGCCCGCGCCGAACGGGCCGGTGCGCGACGCCGTCGTGACCCTGGCCAAACAGACCGGCACGCCGTCGGACAAAATCTTCATCTACAACGGCTCCAAACAGTCCGACCGCTACACCGCCAATGTCTCGGGCCTGTTCGGTACGGCGCGGGTCGCGATGAGCGACACCATGTTCAAACAGGGCGCGGATCTGGCCGAGGTGCGTGGCGTGGTCGGCCACGAGATGGGCCACTATGTCCGGGCGCACATTCTGTGGACCGTCGGCATCCTGGTCCTCCTGTCGGTGCTGGCCTTCTGGCTGACCGACCGGCTGTATCCGGTGGCGCATCGTCTGCTGAGGGCGGATCGCGTGGGCGACATCTCCGACCCTGCGGGCCTGCCGGTCGTGGCCTTGGTGCTGGCTTTCCTGGGCGTGCTTGGCACCCCGGTCTTCGCCACCATGACCCGCACGATGGAGGAGGACGCCGACCACTTTTCGCTGGTTCACGCCAATGCGCCGGACGGTCTGTCCAAAGCCCTGATCAAGACCGCCGAATACCGCGCCCCGTCGCCATCGGCGATCGAGGAGTTCCTGTTCTACGATCACCCCAGCGTGGAGAACCGCATCCGCCGCGCCATGGAATGGAAGGCGACGCATCCCGCCCAAGCCTCGGCAGAGCAACCGACGCGTCGCTAG
- a CDS encoding DoxX family protein, with product MTELTAVSSPRPSLAVLPRLAQAAIPLSVLSLIARVSIAAVFFLSGRTKVEGLLTVTDSTYALFAEEYRLPLIPSDIAAHLATYSEHLFPILLVLGLGARFAALALLGMTIVIEVFVYPLGWPTHLLWATVLLHIIRFGAGPISLDHWLSRRS from the coding sequence ATGACCGAGCTGACCGCCGTATCGTCGCCGCGTCCCTCCTTGGCGGTCCTCCCACGCCTGGCCCAGGCTGCGATCCCCCTGTCGGTGCTCAGCCTGATCGCGCGTGTATCGATCGCGGCGGTCTTTTTCCTCTCCGGCCGGACAAAGGTGGAGGGCCTGCTGACCGTCACCGACAGCACCTATGCTCTGTTCGCCGAGGAATACCGACTGCCTTTGATCCCCAGCGATATCGCCGCCCACCTGGCGACCTATTCAGAACATCTGTTCCCGATCCTGCTGGTGCTCGGCCTCGGCGCCCGCTTCGCCGCGCTCGCGCTTCTGGGCATGACCATAGTGATCGAGGTTTTCGTCTACCCCCTCGGTTGGCCGACCCACCTGCTCTGGGCGACGGTGCTGCTCCACATCATCAGGTTCGGTGCCGGGCCGATCAGCCTTGATCATTGGCTGAGCCGGAGAAGCTAG
- a CDS encoding SDR family NAD(P)-dependent oxidoreductase, with translation MMQRTVAITGGHGVLGRAVLEAALKAGWQVAVIDHASGHAAPDGVLEVGGVDLTDAGQAQKAVDAVIARFGRLDALLNIAGGFVWQTTDDAEPAWDRMHALNVTTAVNASRAALDALKASPEGRIVNVGSAAALKAGAGMGAYGAAKAGVHALTQALAEELKTTKVTVNAVLPSIIDTPANRKDMPDADPATWVAPADLAAVILFLASPNSRAMTGALVPVTGRV, from the coding sequence ATGATGCAGCGGACAGTCGCAATCACGGGCGGACACGGCGTCCTGGGCCGGGCGGTGCTGGAGGCGGCGCTGAAAGCCGGTTGGCAGGTTGCGGTCATCGACCATGCCTCGGGCCATGCCGCGCCCGACGGCGTGCTGGAGGTCGGCGGGGTCGATCTGACGGACGCCGGCCAGGCGCAGAAGGCCGTCGATGCGGTGATCGCGCGGTTCGGGCGGCTGGACGCCCTGTTGAACATCGCCGGCGGCTTCGTCTGGCAGACGACCGACGATGCGGAACCGGCCTGGGACCGGATGCACGCGCTGAACGTCACCACCGCCGTGAACGCCAGCCGCGCGGCGCTGGATGCGCTGAAGGCCTCGCCCGAGGGTCGGATCGTCAATGTCGGCTCGGCCGCCGCGCTGAAGGCCGGGGCCGGCATGGGGGCCTATGGCGCAGCCAAGGCCGGGGTCCACGCCCTGACCCAGGCGCTGGCCGAGGAGCTGAAGACGACAAAGGTAACGGTCAACGCCGTCCTGCCGTCGATCATCGATACGCCAGCGAACCGCAAGGACATGCCCGACGCCGATCCGGCCACCTGGGTCGCGCCAGCCGATCTGGCGGCGGTGATCCTGTTCCTGGCCTCGCCCAACAGCCGCGCCATGACCGGCGCCCTGGTGCCCGTTACGGGCCGCGTCTGA
- a CDS encoding beta-ketoacyl-ACP synthase III, with protein MSNAVIAATGLFTPEQSVSNAELVESYNTWADGWNARHAAQIEAGELEAKSHSSPEFIEKASGIKSRFVLDKAGIIDPERMAPNLAERSNDEISILAEMAVKAARQAIEAWGKPVSEIGAVLCAASNMQRAYPAMAIEVQQALGIEGFAFDMNVACSSATFGIKTAADFIAGGSVKAVLMVNPEVCSAHLNFTDRDSHFIFGDVATAVIVESSDTAGPGGWDVLGTRLKTTFSNNIRNNFGFLNRNARDTAHLDSPAADDSVQNDKLFIQQGRKVFRDVVPMVSDMIVDHAGELGLDPHDLKRLWLHQANINMNTMIGKKVLGREPSADENVIILDEYANTSSAGSIIAFHLHNDGFEAGDTGLICSFGAGYSAGTVFVRKRAA; from the coding sequence GTGTCGAATGCAGTGATCGCCGCCACCGGCCTCTTCACCCCCGAACAGTCGGTCTCGAACGCCGAACTGGTCGAGAGCTACAACACCTGGGCCGACGGCTGGAACGCACGCCACGCCGCCCAGATCGAGGCCGGCGAGTTGGAGGCCAAGTCGCACTCCTCGCCCGAGTTCATCGAGAAGGCGTCGGGCATCAAGAGCCGGTTCGTGCTGGACAAGGCCGGGATCATCGATCCCGAGCGGATGGCGCCGAACCTGGCCGAACGCTCCAATGACGAAATCTCGATCCTGGCCGAGATGGCGGTCAAGGCGGCGCGTCAGGCGATCGAGGCGTGGGGCAAGCCGGTTTCGGAAATCGGCGCCGTCCTGTGCGCCGCGTCGAACATGCAGCGCGCCTATCCGGCCATGGCCATCGAAGTGCAGCAGGCGCTGGGCATCGAGGGCTTCGCCTTCGACATGAATGTGGCGTGCAGCTCGGCGACCTTCGGCATCAAGACGGCGGCGGACTTCATCGCCGGCGGCTCGGTCAAGGCGGTGCTGATGGTCAACCCGGAGGTCTGTTCGGCGCACCTGAACTTCACCGATCGCGACAGCCATTTCATCTTCGGCGACGTGGCCACCGCGGTGATCGTGGAGTCGTCGGATACGGCGGGACCGGGCGGCTGGGACGTGCTGGGCACGCGGCTGAAGACGACCTTCTCCAACAATATCCGCAACAACTTCGGCTTCCTGAACCGCAATGCGCGCGACACCGCGCATCTGGACAGCCCGGCGGCCGACGACAGCGTCCAGAACGACAAGCTGTTCATCCAGCAGGGCCGCAAGGTCTTCCGCGACGTTGTGCCGATGGTGTCGGACATGATCGTGGATCACGCCGGCGAACTGGGCCTGGATCCGCACGATCTGAAGCGGCTGTGGCTGCACCAGGCCAACATCAATATGAACACGATGATCGGCAAGAAGGTGCTGGGTCGCGAGCCCTCGGCCGATGAGAACGTCATCATCCTGGACGAATACGCCAACACCTCTTCGGCCGGGTCGATCATCGCCTTCCACCTGCACAACGACGGGTTCGAGGCGGGCGATACGGGCCTGATCTGCAGCTTTGGCGCCGGCTATTCGGCCGGGACGGTGTTCGTCAGGAAGCGCGCCGCCTGA
- a CDS encoding capsular polysaccharide biosynthesis protein, which produces MPLPSDTPSKIPAWVCAPGVLKVPFLDVFLADYDLRRLPSDDVQAVLGWGMKPTAAAGRRWAEKNGRPYGALEDGFLRSVGIGEAGATSLSLIVDDLGVYYDATRASRLEHLIQTADDWCDAAMIGRARGLIDRIVASGVSKTNMGGPLDPGLLKPGRRVLIVDQTFGDASIAYGLATARSFDEMIAAARRDEPDAQLIVKRHPAVAAGRKRGCVTDLTGVTLVDADVRPADLLAAVDAVYCVTSALGFEALLRGLPVRCFGAPFYSGWGLTTDAVQTGRRGVARSIEQVAAAALIAYSRYVDPVTGERCEAEQALERLIALRDRADRLAGSWSAVGFAPAKRPPVRRLLNSPKASMRYFMSPSRAAAHAKATDGRLIWWAGKESEATRQAAAAFSGPTVRMEDGFIRSRGLGSDFVGALSVALDDQGVYYDPSRPSRLETLIETSDLSPVQLARAAALRTRVVDAGLSKYNLRGQAPTDWPVDRDILLVVGQVENDKSILLGCAPDLNTNSALVEAARRDHPDAFLVYRNHPDVLAGNRPGRLDAGAMASVDAVGDGLDIVDCLNACRRVATLTSLTGYEALMRGKAVSVYGRPFYAGWGLTDDRLTFERRSRRAGVDHLVHAALIAYPLYVTPEGWPCEAEDLVDRLIAARNQPTPKAPRGQVQRWAAGIIASLDRKPPPSY; this is translated from the coding sequence TTGCCCCTACCCTCCGACACGCCTTCGAAAATCCCGGCCTGGGTCTGCGCGCCCGGCGTGCTGAAGGTCCCGTTCCTCGACGTGTTTCTGGCCGACTACGACCTGCGTCGGTTGCCGAGCGACGATGTGCAGGCGGTGCTGGGCTGGGGGATGAAGCCGACGGCGGCGGCGGGGCGACGGTGGGCCGAGAAGAACGGGCGGCCCTATGGGGCGCTGGAGGATGGGTTTTTGCGTTCGGTCGGCATCGGCGAGGCGGGCGCGACGAGCCTCAGCCTGATCGTCGATGACCTGGGCGTCTATTATGATGCGACGCGGGCCAGCCGGCTGGAGCATCTGATCCAGACGGCGGACGACTGGTGCGACGCGGCCATGATCGGGCGGGCGCGCGGGCTGATCGACCGGATCGTGGCTTCGGGCGTGTCCAAGACCAATATGGGCGGGCCGCTGGATCCGGGCCTGCTGAAGCCCGGCCGCCGCGTGCTGATCGTGGACCAGACGTTCGGCGACGCCTCAATCGCCTATGGCCTCGCGACGGCCCGGAGCTTTGACGAGATGATCGCGGCCGCCCGCCGCGACGAGCCGGACGCCCAGTTGATCGTGAAACGCCACCCAGCCGTGGCGGCAGGCCGGAAGCGCGGATGTGTGACGGACCTGACGGGCGTCACCCTGGTGGACGCAGATGTGCGGCCAGCCGACCTGCTGGCGGCGGTGGATGCGGTCTATTGCGTCACCTCGGCGCTGGGGTTCGAGGCCCTGTTGCGAGGGCTGCCGGTGCGGTGCTTCGGTGCGCCCTTCTATTCCGGCTGGGGTCTGACGACCGATGCAGTCCAGACGGGGCGGCGCGGCGTCGCGCGGTCGATCGAACAGGTCGCCGCCGCCGCCCTGATCGCCTACAGCCGCTATGTCGATCCAGTGACGGGCGAGCGATGCGAGGCCGAACAGGCGCTGGAGCGATTGATCGCGCTGCGCGACCGGGCCGACCGGCTGGCGGGCTCGTGGTCGGCGGTGGGGTTTGCGCCCGCCAAGCGTCCGCCGGTGCGCCGCCTGCTGAACTCGCCCAAGGCGTCGATGCGCTATTTCATGTCGCCGTCGCGCGCCGCCGCCCATGCCAAGGCGACCGATGGGCGGCTGATCTGGTGGGCGGGCAAGGAGAGCGAGGCGACGCGCCAGGCTGCGGCCGCGTTCAGCGGCCCGACGGTGCGGATGGAGGACGGCTTCATCCGTTCGCGGGGCCTGGGGTCCGACTTCGTCGGCGCCCTGTCGGTCGCCCTTGACGATCAGGGCGTCTATTACGATCCGTCGCGGCCCTCGCGGCTGGAGACCCTGATCGAGACCTCGGACCTGTCGCCGGTGCAGCTGGCGCGGGCCGCCGCCTTGCGGACGCGCGTGGTCGATGCCGGCCTGTCGAAATACAATCTGAGGGGTCAGGCGCCGACGGATTGGCCTGTTGATCGCGACATCCTGCTGGTCGTCGGTCAGGTCGAGAACGACAAGTCGATCCTGCTGGGCTGTGCACCGGATCTGAACACCAATTCGGCGCTGGTGGAGGCGGCGCGGCGCGACCATCCGGACGCCTTTCTGGTCTATCGCAATCACCCCGACGTGCTGGCGGGCAACCGGCCGGGGCGGCTGGACGCCGGGGCCATGGCCTCGGTCGACGCCGTGGGCGACGGGCTGGATATCGTCGACTGTCTGAACGCCTGTCGGCGGGTGGCGACCCTGACCTCCCTGACCGGGTACGAGGCCCTGATGCGGGGCAAGGCGGTGTCTGTCTATGGCCGGCCTTTCTATGCCGGATGGGGACTGACCGACGATCGGCTGACCTTCGAGCGCCGCAGCCGCCGCGCCGGCGTCGATCACCTGGTCCACGCCGCCCTGATCGCCTATCCCCTCTATGTCACGCCCGAGGGCTGGCCCTGCGAGGCCGAGGATCTGGTGGACCGGCTGATCGCCGCGCGCAACCAGCCGACGCCCAAGGCGCCGCGCGGCCAGGTGCAGCGCTGGGCCGCCGGTATCATCGCCAGTCTCGACCGCAAGCCGCCGCCGTCCTATTGA
- a CDS encoding HpcH/HpaI aldolase/citrate lyase family protein — MRSHRVRSVLYLPASNARAIEKARTLDCDVAVLDLEDAVAPEAKADAREAAVAAVRSGGFGPRLGVRINGLDTDWGLDDLAAMKAAGATLVVAPKVERPEAVHALSAGLAKGCALWAMIETPRALMALADIATSDGALDGLMLGVNDLAKALGTGASPDREPFKPWLAMLVAAARANGLLAIDGVFNRIDDAEGLAAEALQGRLYGFDGKSLIHPSQIAAANAAFSPSEAEIADARAIVAAFDAPDAEGRGAIRVNGAMVERLHLEQAKALLARADRA; from the coding sequence ATGCGCAGCCACCGGGTCCGCAGCGTCCTTTATCTGCCGGCCTCGAATGCGCGGGCGATTGAGAAGGCGCGGACGCTGGATTGCGATGTCGCCGTGCTGGACCTGGAAGACGCCGTGGCGCCTGAGGCCAAGGCTGACGCCCGCGAAGCCGCCGTCGCGGCGGTTCGCAGCGGTGGATTCGGGCCGCGCCTGGGCGTGCGGATCAACGGTCTGGACACCGACTGGGGGCTGGACGATCTGGCGGCGATGAAGGCGGCGGGGGCCACGCTGGTCGTCGCGCCCAAGGTGGAGAGGCCCGAGGCCGTGCACGCCCTGTCCGCCGGCTTGGCCAAGGGCTGCGCCCTGTGGGCCATGATCGAGACGCCGCGCGCGCTGATGGCCCTGGCCGACATCGCCACGTCGGATGGGGCGCTGGACGGGCTGATGCTGGGGGTCAACGACCTCGCCAAGGCGTTGGGGACGGGGGCGTCGCCGGATCGCGAACCGTTCAAACCGTGGCTGGCCATGCTGGTCGCCGCCGCGCGGGCCAACGGACTGCTGGCCATCGACGGCGTGTTCAACCGGATCGACGATGCTGAAGGCCTGGCGGCCGAGGCATTGCAGGGGCGACTGTACGGGTTCGACGGCAAGAGCCTGATCCACCCGTCGCAGATCGCGGCCGCCAACGCCGCCTTCTCGCCGTCCGAAGCCGAGATCGCCGATGCGCGAGCGATCGTCGCCGCCTTCGACGCACCAGACGCCGAGGGGCGGGGGGCGATCCGCGTGAACGGGGCGATGGTCGAACGACTGCATCTGGAGCAGGCGAAGGCCTTGCTGGCGCGGGCGGATCGGGCCTAG
- a CDS encoding porin family protein — MRNILLAAVAVSAIAAPAFAQTNPEPRGYGSLGYTHLEGDNATTGAVTGRLGVNLNRYIAVETEASVGVKHDDFTVAGVDGEIKHEWDAAGYVVGKVPVSDKLELFARGGYGHTELKQEFPGANTDVGGDSWNYGAGANYYLDGVNGVRADWTRRDYRDNGGEADAYSVSYIRRF; from the coding sequence ATGCGTAACATTCTTCTCGCTGCTGTCGCCGTTTCCGCAATCGCCGCTCCGGCCTTTGCTCAAACCAATCCTGAACCGCGTGGTTACGGCTCGCTAGGCTACACTCATCTTGAAGGCGACAATGCAACGACGGGCGCCGTCACCGGTCGTCTTGGCGTCAACCTCAACCGTTACATCGCTGTGGAAACCGAAGCCTCGGTCGGCGTGAAGCATGACGACTTCACTGTCGCGGGCGTGGATGGCGAGATCAAACACGAGTGGGACGCCGCCGGTTACGTGGTCGGCAAGGTGCCGGTCTCTGACAAGCTGGAACTGTTCGCACGCGGCGGCTACGGCCACACCGAGCTGAAGCAGGAGTTCCCGGGCGCCAACACCGACGTGGGCGGCGACAGCTGGAACTACGGCGCCGGCGCCAACTACTACCTCGACGGCGTCAACGGCGTGCGCGCCGACTGGACCCGTCGCGACTACCGCGACAACGGTGGTGAAGCCGACGCCTATTCGGTCAGCTACATCCGTCGCTTCTGA
- the ppdK gene encoding pyruvate, phosphate dikinase has protein sequence MLRDCMMTQWVYGFGGGSADGDASMKNLLGGKGANLAEMSSLGLPVPPGFTVTTEVCTHYYANNETYPADLDAQVQAALAKVEGVVGKTFGDVENPLLVSVRSGARASMPGMMDTVLNLGLNDQTVEGLAKLSGDRRFAFDSYRRFITMYSNVVLGLSHDDFEEVLDQHKDRLGVTVDTDLTAADWEKVVADYKAVVERELGHAFPQDPKDQLWGAVGAVFESWMNDRAKFYRRMHDIPESWGTAVNVQSMVFGNMGETSATGVAFTRNPSTGEARLYGEFLINAQGEDVVAGIRTPQSLTKIGREEMGETAPSMEEAMPEVFAQFVDVVGKLESHYRDMQDIEFTVEQGRLWMLQTRNGKRTAKSALKVAVDLAAEGVISQEEAISRVEPSALDQLLHPTLDPNAARTVVAAGLPASPGAATGKIVFDADEAERMSGLGEAVILVREETSPEDIHGMHAARGIVTARGGMTSHAAVVARGMGRACVSGAGEIHIDEAKGTFTARGRTFKAGEVITIDGSKGEVLDGAVPMIEPELTGDFQTLMGWADKVRRLKVRANAETPLDAKTARGFGAEGIGLCRTEHMFFDDTRIAAVREMILADDEKGRRAALAKIAPFQKSDFVELFEIMAGLPVTVRLLDPPLHEFIPHTEEDIDALAGSSGIDAEKLKRRAKELHETNPMLGHRGCRLGVAYPEIYEMQVRAIIEAALEVKQKSGAAPLPEIMHPLVALGLEMKYLRELTDRTAKAVFEETGQSIDYLVGTMIELPRAAIRAGDLAKYAQFFSFGTNDLTQTTFGISRDDSGRFLQAYLDKGIFETDPFVRLDQDGVGGLIEIAAERGRKVRPEVKLGICGEHGGDPSSIAFCEQAGLDYVSCSPYRVPIARLAAAQAALNVEREKDR, from the coding sequence ATGCTCAGGGACTGCATGATGACTCAGTGGGTGTACGGCTTCGGCGGAGGCTCCGCCGACGGCGACGCGTCGATGAAGAACCTTCTCGGCGGCAAGGGCGCCAATCTGGCGGAAATGTCGTCGCTGGGTCTGCCGGTTCCCCCGGGCTTCACCGTCACCACCGAGGTCTGCACCCACTATTACGCCAACAACGAGACCTATCCGGCCGATCTGGACGCCCAGGTCCAGGCCGCCCTGGCCAAGGTCGAGGGCGTGGTCGGCAAGACGTTCGGCGATGTCGAAAACCCGCTGCTGGTCTCGGTGCGGTCCGGCGCGCGCGCGTCCATGCCAGGCATGATGGACACGGTGCTGAACCTGGGCCTGAACGACCAGACGGTCGAAGGCTTGGCCAAGCTGTCGGGCGACCGTCGCTTCGCCTTCGACAGCTATCGCCGCTTCATCACCATGTATTCCAACGTCGTGCTGGGCCTCAGCCACGACGACTTCGAAGAGGTGCTGGACCAGCACAAGGATCGCCTGGGCGTCACGGTCGATACCGACCTGACCGCCGCCGATTGGGAGAAGGTGGTCGCCGACTACAAGGCCGTGGTCGAGCGCGAACTGGGTCACGCCTTCCCGCAGGATCCCAAGGACCAGCTGTGGGGCGCCGTGGGCGCCGTGTTCGAAAGCTGGATGAACGACCGGGCGAAATTCTATCGCCGCATGCACGACATCCCCGAAAGCTGGGGCACGGCCGTCAACGTCCAGTCGATGGTGTTCGGCAATATGGGCGAGACGTCGGCGACCGGCGTGGCCTTCACCCGCAACCCCTCGACCGGCGAGGCGCGCCTGTACGGCGAGTTCCTGATCAACGCCCAGGGCGAAGACGTGGTCGCCGGCATCCGCACGCCGCAGTCCCTGACCAAGATCGGCCGCGAGGAGATGGGCGAGACCGCCCCCTCGATGGAAGAGGCCATGCCCGAGGTGTTCGCCCAGTTCGTCGATGTCGTCGGCAAGCTGGAAAGCCACTACCGCGACATGCAGGACATCGAGTTCACGGTCGAACAGGGCCGTCTATGGATGCTGCAGACCCGCAACGGCAAGCGCACCGCCAAGTCGGCGCTGAAGGTCGCCGTGGACCTCGCCGCCGAGGGCGTTATCTCTCAGGAAGAGGCCATCAGCCGGGTCGAGCCGTCGGCGTTGGACCAGCTGCTGCACCCGACGCTGGACCCCAATGCGGCGCGCACCGTGGTCGCCGCCGGCCTGCCGGCCTCGCCCGGCGCCGCGACGGGCAAGATCGTCTTCGACGCCGACGAGGCCGAGCGCATGTCGGGTCTGGGCGAGGCGGTCATCCTGGTGCGCGAAGAGACAAGCCCCGAAGACATCCACGGCATGCATGCGGCGCGCGGCATCGTCACCGCCCGCGGCGGCATGACCAGCCACGCCGCTGTCGTCGCGCGCGGCATGGGCCGGGCCTGCGTCTCCGGGGCTGGCGAGATCCATATCGACGAGGCCAAGGGCACGTTCACCGCGCGCGGCCGCACCTTCAAGGCCGGCGAGGTCATCACCATCGACGGCTCCAAGGGCGAAGTGCTGGACGGCGCCGTGCCGATGATCGAGCCCGAACTGACCGGCGATTTCCAGACCCTGATGGGCTGGGCCGACAAGGTGCGCCGCCTGAAGGTCCGCGCCAACGCCGAGACCCCGCTGGACGCCAAGACCGCGCGCGGCTTCGGCGCCGAGGGCATCGGCCTGTGCCGCACCGAGCACATGTTCTTCGACGACACCCGGATCGCCGCCGTGCGCGAGATGATCCTGGCCGACGACGAGAAGGGCCGTCGCGCGGCGCTGGCCAAGATCGCGCCGTTCCAGAAGTCGGACTTCGTCGAACTGTTCGAGATCATGGCCGGCCTGCCGGTGACGGTGCGCCTGCTGGACCCGCCTCTTCACGAGTTCATCCCCCACACCGAGGAAGACATCGACGCCCTGGCCGGTTCGTCCGGCATCGACGCCGAGAAGCTCAAGCGCCGCGCCAAGGAACTGCACGAGACCAACCCGATGCTGGGCCACCGCGGCTGCCGGCTGGGCGTCGCCTATCCCGAAATCTACGAGATGCAGGTCCGCGCCATCATCGAGGCGGCGCTGGAGGTCAAGCAGAAGTCGGGCGCCGCGCCCCTGCCGGAGATCATGCACCCGCTGGTCGCCCTGGGCCTGGAGATGAAATATCTGCGCGAGCTGACCGACCGCACGGCCAAGGCCGTGTTCGAGGAGACGGGCCAGAGCATCGACTATCTGGTCGGCACGATGATCGAACTGCCGCGCGCCGCCATCCGCGCCGGGGACCTGGCCAAATACGCCCAGTTCTTCAGCTTCGGCACCAATGACCTGACCCAGACGACGTTCGGCATTTCGCGTGACGATTCCGGCCGGTTCCTGCAGGCCTATCTGGACAAGGGCATCTTCGAGACCGATCCCTTCGTGCGGCTGGACCAGGACGGCGTGGGCGGCCTGATCGAGATCGCCGCCGAGCGTGGGCGCAAGGTGCGGCCCGAGGTCAAGCTGGGCATCTGCGGCGAACATGGCGGCGACCCGTCGTCGATCGCCTTCTGCGAACAGGCCGGGCTGGATTACGTCTCCTGCTCGCCCTACCGCGTGCCGATCGCCCGTCTGGCGGCGGCCCAAGCCGCGCTAAACGTGGAGCGCGAGAAGGACCGCTAG
- a CDS encoding GAF domain-containing protein, whose translation MAYVARNDRPADKAARYLEVEAEVLAVLDGEPNVTARMATVASMLADAFEHYFWTGFYVVAPDKADELVVGPYQGTLGCLRIAFGRGVCGAAAATGQTQLVEDVHAFPGHIACDSRSASEIVVPVRDASGALIAVFDVDATTPAAFDTDDQEALERLMAKVFADA comes from the coding sequence ATGGCCTATGTCGCCCGCAACGATCGTCCCGCCGACAAGGCGGCGCGCTATCTGGAGGTCGAGGCGGAAGTCCTGGCCGTGCTGGACGGCGAGCCGAATGTGACGGCGCGAATGGCGACGGTGGCGTCGATGCTGGCCGATGCGTTCGAGCACTATTTCTGGACCGGCTTCTATGTCGTGGCGCCGGACAAGGCGGACGAACTGGTGGTCGGGCCTTACCAGGGGACGCTGGGGTGCCTGCGCATCGCGTTCGGGCGCGGGGTGTGCGGCGCGGCCGCAGCGACCGGCCAGACGCAGTTGGTCGAGGACGTGCACGCCTTCCCCGGCCATATCGCCTGCGACAGCCGTTCGGCCAGCGAGATCGTGGTGCCCGTGCGCGACGCATCCGGCGCTCTGATCGCGGTGTTCGACGTGGATGCGACGACGCCGGCCGCCTTCGATACGGACGATCAGGAGGCGCTGGAGCGGTTGATGGCGAAGGTGTTCGCCGACGCTTGA
- a CDS encoding DoxX family protein — MIDLYRGLGLGVPALMDIAPLIARVVVGGMFFLSGFYKLFTPAQAEKMSKTMVEAGIAAPRQTAKFVSMCEFAFGALLIMGLFTSLAALVLLIISLVALVTVASNSVEGTSLGYRLSSYFDLPETLLMVILIWLIANGPGLWSLDFVLFLPRL, encoded by the coding sequence ATGATCGACCTCTATCGCGGCCTCGGCCTGGGCGTTCCGGCCCTGATGGACATCGCGCCCCTGATCGCGCGGGTCGTGGTCGGGGGAATGTTCTTCCTGTCCGGCTTCTACAAACTGTTCACCCCGGCCCAGGCCGAGAAGATGAGCAAGACGATGGTCGAGGCCGGCATCGCGGCGCCGCGCCAGACCGCCAAGTTCGTCTCGATGTGCGAGTTCGCCTTCGGCGCCCTGCTGATCATGGGCCTGTTCACCAGCCTGGCGGCCCTGGTGCTGCTGATCATCAGCCTGGTCGCCCTGGTGACCGTGGCGTCAAACTCGGTGGAGGGGACCAGCCTCGGCTATCGCCTCTCCAGCTATTTCGACCTGCCGGAGACCTTGCTGATGGTCATCCTGATCTGGCTGATCGCCAATGGACCGGGGCTGTGGAGCCTGGACTTCGTCCTGTTCCTGCCCCGGCTTTAG